Within the Streptomyces sp. YIM 121038 genome, the region CCGACGGAGAACAGCGCGTACAGCAGCGAGCCGAGCGACCGGGTGTCGTCGCGGTAGTGCAGGTGCCAGCCGTCACCCGCGTGGTCGGTGAGGCGCGGGTGGGCGGTGCTCGCCGCCAGCATCTCGTTGAGCCGGGCGGCGCGCTCGCGCTCGTCGGCGGCGTCGACGACCCGCTCCCAGGCGTCGAGCGCGACCCGTACGCGGTCCACGTCCGCGGGCACGGCAGGGTGTTCCAGCTGGAGTCCGGCGGCGCGGCAGCGGGCCGCGAGCTCATCGGCGTCGGCCGGGCGCCGGTTCGCGAGGTCCGCCGCCAGCTTCACCGCGTCCATACCGTAAGGGTTGAGCTGCATAAGGCTATTACAGCACCGTGGTCGTCATGCAGCGCAAGAGAGAACGCCGCGGGGCCGCGGCACGGCCGGAGCCCGGCCGCCCCGGAGCGAGGTGACCCCGGCATGCTCACCAAGGTGCTGCCCGCCGCCGGACCGCAGCGGGTCCTGGCCCTGTCCAACTTCGTCAACACCCTCGGCAGCGGCCTTTACTTGACCGCGGGAGTGCTGTACTTCACCCAGGCGGTGGCCCTGCCGACGGGCCAGGTGGGGCTCGGCCTCGGCATCGCCGGGCTGGTCTCGCTGGCCGCGGGCGTCGCCGTCGGCCACCTCGCCGACCGCCGCGGGGCGCGCGGCGTGTACGTCGGCACGCTCGTCGTGCAGGCCCTTGCCACGGCGGGCTTCGTCCTCGCCGACAGCTTCTGGCCGTTCGTCCTCGCGGTGTGCGCGGCCACCGGCGCCAAGGCCGCGGGGGTGGCGGCGCGCAGCCCGCTCGTGCGCCACTACGGCGGGGACCGGCCGCAGGAGTTCCGCGCCTATCTGCGGGCCGTGACGAACGTGGGCATCTCGCTCGGCGCGCTGCTCGCGGGCGTGGCCGTCCAGGTGGGCACGCTCACCGCCTATCACCTCCTCGTCGCCGGCAACGCGCTCGCGTTCGCGGCCTCCGCCGCGGTCCTGCTCCCGCTGCCGCCGGTCGCGCCCGCACCCGCCGCGCCAGGACCGCGCCGGGCGGCCCTGCGCGACCGGCCCTACCTCGTCCTGACCGCCCTGGACGGCGTCATGGCCATCCAGTTCAAGGTGCTCACCGTGGCCCTGCCGCTCTGGCTGGCCGAGGCGACCGCGGCGCCGCTCTCGCTGGTGTCGGTCACCATGCTCGTCAACACCCTCATCGTCGTCGCGCTCCAGGTGCGCGCCAGCCGCGGCGTCGACTCCCCCGCCGCGGGCGGGCGCGCCTACCGCCGCTCCGGCGTGGCCTTCCTGGGGTCCTGCTCCCTGATCTCGCTGTCCGCGGGGGTGCCCGCCCGGGCCGCCGTGACGTTGCTCGTGACCGCCGTGGTGGTGCACGCCGTCGGCGAACTGTGGCACGCGGCAGCCGGGTTCGAGGTGTCCTTCGCCCTCGCCCCGCCCCACGCCACCGGCCAGTACCTCGGCGTCTTCGGCCTGGGCGCGGGCCTCGCCGAGGCCCTCGGACCGACCCTGCTCATCTCCCTGTGCATCACGTGGGGCCGTCCCGGCTGGTACGTGCTGGGCGCACTGTTCGCCGTGACGGGCCTCGCGGCGCCGCTCGCCGTGCGGTGGGCCCGGCGGGCGCCGTCCCCGAGCGCACCGGGCGGCGGGTGCCCGGCCGGGCACCCGCCGGATCACGTCCTGACCGGCTCGGTAGATTGATCACATGTCTTCCGTACTCGTGGTCGGCTACGACCCCCAGGCGATCCCCGGCGTCGACGCGGCAGCCGTACACGCGGTGCTCGACGCGCAGCTGGACCGGTTCGCCGAGCTGGACGTCGAGGCGGCCATGACGGTGGTCGTGCACGACGAGTCGGCCGAGCCCACCCTGGTGGCGTCCCTGACCGCGCGGCCGTGGGACGTCGTGGTGGTCGGCGGCGGGATCCGCAAGACCGAGCAGTTGCTCCCGCTCTTCGAGCAGATCGTGAATCTGACGCGCCGTCATGCGCCGCAGGCCGCCATCGCGTTCAACAGCAACGGCGGCGACACGGTCGAGGCGGCGCGGCGCTGGCTGTGAGCGCGCCCGCGCCCCCGAGGTGAGGAGCGGCGGCACCGTCAGGGCCGCTTCCCGGTGGCGGGCGAGCCCTCCGCCGACGCCGGGGGCCGGGGCGGTGCCGGTGCCTCGGGGAGCTGTCGCAGCGTGCGCAGGGGCGAGCTGAAGACCGGCAGGAACGCGCACGCCATGCACACCGCGCCCGTCCACACCGCCACCCGGACGCCCGCGAGTTCGCCGATGACCCCGGCGAGGGCCGCGCCGACGGCGAGCGCCCCGGTGAGCAGGAAGCGGAAGGTGGCGTTCATGCGGCCGAGGAGGGGGTCGGGGGTGAGGTGCTGGCGGAGCGTGACGCCCAGGACGTTGTCGAGGCCCGTCTTCGCGGTGACCGTCAGCCAGCCGGCGCACGCCACCCAGAACCAGGGCCCGTCGCCCACCAGGCCCACGGCGAGCGCGGCGGGCGCACACCACAGCCCGGCGCGCGCCAGGGCCCGCCCGTACCCGAGCCGGGCCGCGAGGCGGCGGGCACACGCGGCGCCGGACAGCAGGCCCAGGCCGCCGATCGCCCAGTAGAGGCCGAGCGCCCCGGCGGGCAGGCCCAGTTCGCGGGTGAAGAGGACGGGCAGCATGACGTTGACCAGGTGCGCGCCGAGGTTGCCGAGCGCGCCGGTGAGGGCGAGGGCGCGCAGCTCGCGGCTGCCGAGGACGTGGCGCAGGCCTTCCCCGATCTCGGCCCGCAGGCGTCGCCGGGCGGCCGTGGGCGCCGGGGCCCGCCGCCGTCGGCCGATGCCGGTGAGGCCCGCGGCGGAGGCGAGGTAGGCGACCGCGCCGCCCGCGACCGCCAGCGGGGCGGTGGCGAGCTGCACCAGGAAGCCGCCCGCGCCCCGGCCCGCGATGTTGGCGCCCGCCATCAGGCCCACCACGGCGGTGTTCGCCGGGACGAGGCGGTCGCGGCCGACCAGTTCGGGCAGCACGGTCTGCGAGCCCACGTCGAAGAACACGGTGGCGCAGCCGTTGAGCAGCACGACGGCGTACAGCTGCGGCAGGGACAGCGCGTCGAGCCACCAGGCGACGGGGACGGAGGCGAGCAGCACGGCGCGGGCGGCGTCGGCGGCCACCAGGACGCGGCGCGGCGGGAGCCGGTCCACCCATGCCCCGGCGGGCAGCCCGATCAGCAGGAACGCGGCGGTGGACAGCGCGGCGAGGACGCCCGCCTGGCCGGGCCCCGCGTCGAGGACGGTGACGGCGAGCAGGGGGATCGCCACGTAGCCGACGTTGGTGCCGAGGTGGCTGAGGGCGCTCGCCGCGAAGAGCGTACGGAAGTCCCGTACGCCCCAAGGGGAGCCGGAGGCTGGGTTCATGCGCGACACGGTGCGCGATCTTCGGGCCTCCGCCCATTGATTTAGCCTGGGCTGAATGTTCGAGATCGAGTTCGGCACGGAGGACGTGGCCCGTACGCGTTTCGCGCTGTCCCCGCTGTGGGAGGTGGTGGCGAGCGTGCGGGTGCTCAAGGGCGCGGACGAGCAGGGCCTGCACCGCGCGTGGGTGGAGCAGGTGCGGCCGCGACTCGCCGCCGCGGACGTCGATCTGTCGCCGCTCTTCGACCTCGTGCCCGTTC harbors:
- a CDS encoding CGNR zinc finger domain-containing protein, with the translated sequence MQLNPYGMDAVKLAADLANRRPADADELAARCRAAGLQLEHPAVPADVDRVRVALDAWERVVDAADERERAARLNEMLAASTAHPRLTDHAGDGWHLHYRDDTRSLGSLLYALFSVGTALHLVGRGMHRLRRCAVTECATIFADTSRTGRQRYCCHPCANRDAVRRHRARAGQSASRSSMRALKSA
- a CDS encoding MFS transporter, producing the protein MLTKVLPAAGPQRVLALSNFVNTLGSGLYLTAGVLYFTQAVALPTGQVGLGLGIAGLVSLAAGVAVGHLADRRGARGVYVGTLVVQALATAGFVLADSFWPFVLAVCAATGAKAAGVAARSPLVRHYGGDRPQEFRAYLRAVTNVGISLGALLAGVAVQVGTLTAYHLLVAGNALAFAASAAVLLPLPPVAPAPAAPGPRRAALRDRPYLVLTALDGVMAIQFKVLTVALPLWLAEATAAPLSLVSVTMLVNTLIVVALQVRASRGVDSPAAGGRAYRRSGVAFLGSCSLISLSAGVPARAAVTLLVTAVVVHAVGELWHAAAGFEVSFALAPPHATGQYLGVFGLGAGLAEALGPTLLISLCITWGRPGWYVLGALFAVTGLAAPLAVRWARRAPSPSAPGGGCPAGHPPDHVLTGSVD
- a CDS encoding MFS transporter; the encoded protein is MNPASGSPWGVRDFRTLFAASALSHLGTNVGYVAIPLLAVTVLDAGPGQAGVLAALSTAAFLLIGLPAGAWVDRLPPRRVLVAADAARAVLLASVPVAWWLDALSLPQLYAVVLLNGCATVFFDVGSQTVLPELVGRDRLVPANTAVVGLMAGANIAGRGAGGFLVQLATAPLAVAGGAVAYLASAAGLTGIGRRRRAPAPTAARRRLRAEIGEGLRHVLGSRELRALALTGALGNLGAHLVNVMLPVLFTRELGLPAGALGLYWAIGGLGLLSGAACARRLAARLGYGRALARAGLWCAPAALAVGLVGDGPWFWVACAGWLTVTAKTGLDNVLGVTLRQHLTPDPLLGRMNATFRFLLTGALAVGAALAGVIGELAGVRVAVWTGAVCMACAFLPVFSSPLRTLRQLPEAPAPPRPPASAEGSPATGKRP